A genome region from Gadus chalcogrammus isolate NIFS_2021 chromosome 7, NIFS_Gcha_1.0, whole genome shotgun sequence includes the following:
- the atp1b2b gene encoding sodium/potassium-transporting ATPase subunit beta-2b: protein MAKDAEKGTWKEFIWNPRTRELLGRTASSWGLILLFYLVFYIFLAGMFALTMYVMLQTLDDHKPTWQDRLATPGMMIRPKGVEALEIIYNTHDTESWDLYAQALDKFLGPYNNSVQSQKNDVCDPDQYNFQNDMDEVKNNPKRSCQFNRTLLEDCSGIQDRYYGYQEGTPCIIIKLNRVIGLLPGKDGMAPSVKCGAKREDNDKIGEVQYFPPNGTFNLMYYPYYGKKAQVNYSQPLVAIKFLNITTNEDVNIECKIISNNIPVGSDRDKFAGRVSFKLRINTVTV, encoded by the exons ATGGCAAAGGATGCAGAGAAGGGCACATGGAAGGAGTTTATATGGAACCCGCGGACCCGGGAGTTGCTGGGCAGGACTGCGAGTAGCTGGG gtctcatcctcctcttctaccTTGTGTTCTACATCTTCCTGGCCGGTATGTTTGCGCTCACCATGTACGTGATGCTGCAGACCTTGGACGACCACAAACCCACCTGGCAGGATCGACTCGCCACACCAG GCATGATGATCCGGCCAAAAGGGGTGGAGGCTTTGGAGATCATCTACAACACCCACGATACAGAGAGCTGGGACCTGTACGCACAGGCCCTCGACAAGTTCCTTGGAC CCTACAACAACTCCGTCCAGTCCCAGAAGAACGACGTGTGCGACCCGGACCAGTACAACTTCCAAAACGACATGGACGAGGTGAAGAACAACCCCAAGCGCTCCTGTCAGTTCAACCGCACCCTGCTGGAAGACTGTTCTGGAATCCAGGACCGTTACTATGGATACCAGGAAGGAACGCCATGCATCATCATCAAGCTCAATCGG GTAATCGGGCTCCTACCAGGCAAGGACGGCATGGCGCCGTCCGTCAAATGTGGAGCTAAG AGAGAAGACAATGATAAGATCGGAGAGGTGCAGTACTTCCCCCCCAACGGCACTTTCAACCTCATGTACTACCCTTACTACGGCAAGAAAGCTCAG GTGAACTACTCTCAGCCACTGGTGGCCATCAAGTTCCTCAACATCACCACCAACGAAGACGTTAACATTGAGTGCAAGATCATCTCAAACAACATCCCTGTagggagtgacagagacaaGTTCGCTGGAAGGGTGTCCTTCAAGTTGAGGATCAACACTGTCACTGTCTAG
- the gltpd2b gene encoding glycolipid transfer protein domain-containing protein 2 isoform X2 codes for MQPRQGEESEDMGVKSKAAAAIVILLLFLGCLWLQGGLDYHWDSCLKSYNQLNQLTNRSGSGEAEGPVRQEGCPGQTFQVSALLSHLQDASASRSDIMLQPYLSSWDELVRFMEALGPMVGLISNEIETKTTLIRQLALAAEVGPEAELRPDNPPARFAGTSGADDRGAYRSVRSMIHVELQSGLVDFHQTSDSGCRTLLRLHRALDWLRLFLEKLAETPASGTSGRLRSPSELCREAYQSTLAHHHTWFVRRAAELAFIALPERGFFYRLVCVQNQEELSRLLLRVVAAIAQVYDRTQGILEDNLMLDLP; via the exons ATGCAGCCgcggcagggagaggagagcgaggacaTGGGTGTGAAGAGCAAGGCTGCCGCCGCGATCGTCATTCTGCTGCTGTTCCTCGGCTGCTTGTGGCTAC AGGGAGGCCTGGACTACCACTGGGACTCCTGCTTGAAGAGTTACAACCAG CTCAACCAGTTGACCAACAGAAGTGGGTCTGGGGAGGCAGAGGGCCCAGTCCGACAGGAGGGGTGTCCGGGCCAGACCTTCCAGGTGTCCGCCCTGCTCTCTCACCTGCAGGATGCCTCGGCCTCGCGCTCGGACATCATGCTGCAGCCGTATCTCTCCAGCTGGGATGAGCTAGTCAG GTTCATGGAGGCTCTCGGCCCTATGGTCGGGTTAATATCCAACGAGATCGAGACCAAGACCACCCTGATCCGCCAGCTGGCCCTGGCGGCAGAGGTGGGTCCGGAGGCCGAGCTCCGTCCGGACAACCCGCCGGCCCGGTTCGCCGGCACCTCGGGGGCCGACGACCGCGGCGCCTACCGCTCGGTGCGCTCCATGATCCACGTGGAGCTGCAGAGCGGCCTGGTGGACTTCCATCAGACCAGCGACTCGGGCTGCCGCACCCTGCTCCGCCTGCACCGCGCCCTGGACTGGCTCCGGCTCTTCCTGGAGAAGCTGGCCGAGACGCCGGCCAGCGGCACCAGCGGCCGCCTGCGGAGCCCGTCGGAGCTGTGCCGCGAGGCCTACCAGAGCACGCTGGCGCACCACCACACCTGGTTCGTCCGGCGCGCCGCCGAGCTGGCCTTCATCGCGCTGCCGGAGCGCGGCTTCTTCTACCGGCTGGTCTGCGTCCAGAACCAGGAGGAGCTGAGCAGACTGCTGCTCCGCGTCGTGGCGGCCATCGCGCAGGTGTACGACAGGACTCAGGGGATCCTGGAGGACAACCTGATGCTGGACCTGCCCTAG
- the gltpd2b gene encoding glycolipid transfer protein domain-containing protein 2 isoform X1: MQPRQGEESEDMGVKSKAAAAIVILLLFLGCLWLQGGLDYHWDSCLKSYNQVNNLNQLTNRSGSGEAEGPVRQEGCPGQTFQVSALLSHLQDASASRSDIMLQPYLSSWDELVRFMEALGPMVGLISNEIETKTTLIRQLALAAEVGPEAELRPDNPPARFAGTSGADDRGAYRSVRSMIHVELQSGLVDFHQTSDSGCRTLLRLHRALDWLRLFLEKLAETPASGTSGRLRSPSELCREAYQSTLAHHHTWFVRRAAELAFIALPERGFFYRLVCVQNQEELSRLLLRVVAAIAQVYDRTQGILEDNLMLDLP, from the exons ATGCAGCCgcggcagggagaggagagcgaggacaTGGGTGTGAAGAGCAAGGCTGCCGCCGCGATCGTCATTCTGCTGCTGTTCCTCGGCTGCTTGTGGCTAC AGGGAGGCCTGGACTACCACTGGGACTCCTGCTTGAAGAGTTACAACCAGGTAAACAAT CTCAACCAGTTGACCAACAGAAGTGGGTCTGGGGAGGCAGAGGGCCCAGTCCGACAGGAGGGGTGTCCGGGCCAGACCTTCCAGGTGTCCGCCCTGCTCTCTCACCTGCAGGATGCCTCGGCCTCGCGCTCGGACATCATGCTGCAGCCGTATCTCTCCAGCTGGGATGAGCTAGTCAG GTTCATGGAGGCTCTCGGCCCTATGGTCGGGTTAATATCCAACGAGATCGAGACCAAGACCACCCTGATCCGCCAGCTGGCCCTGGCGGCAGAGGTGGGTCCGGAGGCCGAGCTCCGTCCGGACAACCCGCCGGCCCGGTTCGCCGGCACCTCGGGGGCCGACGACCGCGGCGCCTACCGCTCGGTGCGCTCCATGATCCACGTGGAGCTGCAGAGCGGCCTGGTGGACTTCCATCAGACCAGCGACTCGGGCTGCCGCACCCTGCTCCGCCTGCACCGCGCCCTGGACTGGCTCCGGCTCTTCCTGGAGAAGCTGGCCGAGACGCCGGCCAGCGGCACCAGCGGCCGCCTGCGGAGCCCGTCGGAGCTGTGCCGCGAGGCCTACCAGAGCACGCTGGCGCACCACCACACCTGGTTCGTCCGGCGCGCCGCCGAGCTGGCCTTCATCGCGCTGCCGGAGCGCGGCTTCTTCTACCGGCTGGTCTGCGTCCAGAACCAGGAGGAGCTGAGCAGACTGCTGCTCCGCGTCGTGGCGGCCATCGCGCAGGTGTACGACAGGACTCAGGGGATCCTGGAGGACAACCTGATGCTGGACCTGCCCTAG